GGTCGAGCACGTGCAAGACCGGCTCGGTGCCCAGATCGCAGACGACCTCGACCGGCCCCGGTGCGTGGCGCGTGACGTTGGAGACCAGCTCGCCGAAGATGAGCTCGGCGGCGTACGCCGCCGACGCGTCGAAGCCGCGGGCGACCAACAGCGCGACGAACTCGTGGCGCGCGGCGCGTGCGGCGCGCGCGTCCTCGCTCGCGAACGACCACACCGCGCGCCGCTCGGCCGGGAACGGGACGACGGTGAGGGCCAGGATCGCGACGTCGTCGCTGGTGCGCTCCGCCAGCACCGCGCGCTGGATCGCGCGCGCGGGATCGGCCGCGTGCAACGGCACCGCGGCGAGCGCAGCACGCAGCTGCCGTTCGCCCTCGACGACGTCGCGTGACACCTCGGTCGCACCGTCGGTGTAGAAGAGGACCAGGTCGCCCGGTCCGAGCCGAATGCTCGCGGCCGCGCCGGCCGCGCGGGCGCGCAAGCCGAGCGGGAGATCGGAACCCTCCAGCGCCTCGATCTCGCCGCCGGCACGGCGCAGCAGCGGCGGCGGATGACCGGCCAAGGCGTACGACAACTCCTGCTCGACGGGATCGTAGACGCCGACGACCGCGGTCACGACGCGGTCGGGATGCTCGTTCTTGAGAGCGCGGTCGGCCGCGTCGAGGATGGTCATCGGATCGGCGTGCACCAGCGCGATCGTGCGGACGGCCTGACGCATGGCCGACATCAGCACCGCCGCCTCCAGGCCGCTGCCCGCGACGTCGCCGACCGACACGACGAGCCGGCCGTCGCGCAGCGGGATCGCGTCGTACCAGTCGCCGCCGACCAGGCTCTCGTTGGAGCCCGGCACGTAGACGGCGTCGAGCGCGAGCCCGACCAGCGCCGGCAACGACGCCGGTAGCGCTGCCTGCTGGAAGGCGGTCGCGATCTGCCGTTCGCGCGCGAACAGGCGCGCGTTGTCGAGCGCGACCGAGGCGCGCGCGGCGAGCAACTCGGCGGCGCGCCGCTCGGCGTCGGTCGCCTCGCCCTGCGGCGAGTTGACCAGCTGCAGCACGCCGATCGTCTGGCCGCCGGAGTGCAGCGGCACGGAGATCACCGAGCGGATCCCCGCGTCGAGCATCAGCTGCAGCTGCTCCTCGCTTTGCGCGACCGCCGCCAGCATCTCGGCCGTCACCCGCGGGACGACCCGCGATTGACCGGTGCGCATGACGGCCACGATGCCGTCGCTGGCGCGCGTCGCCGGATACCTGCGCACGACGTCCCAGGTACGTTCGACGAGCGCCGGATCGTGATGCACGATCACGCGCGCGCCGAGCGAACCATCCGGCTGGGGCAAGAAGATGCCGGCCCACTCCGCCAAGTAGGGCACGGCCGCGCGTGCGATCGCTTCGAAGGTGCGGTCGACGTCGAGCGAAGACGCGAGCAGGTCGCCGGCGTCGAGCAAGAACTGCAAGATCCGTTCGGCGGCTAGGCGTCCCTCCTCGCCCGCCTCGCTCACGAGACCGCCGCGGGGTCGCCCAGCGCGCCGCTCGCGTGCAGTGCGGCGATCCGCTCGTCGTCGTAGCCGAGCAACTCGCGCGCGATCGCGTCGGTATGCTCGCCCAGCTGCGGCGCGCGACGATGCTCCGCGAGCGGTTCGCCGACGCGTACCGGGCTGGCGATCCAGCGCGCGTTCCCGAAGCGCGGGTGGTCCGTCGTCGCGATCAGCCCGCGCGCGCCGGTCTGCGGATCGGCCAGCGCCTCGTCGACCTCGTTGACGCGTCCGCACGGGACGCCGGCGGCGGTCAGCAGCTCGAGCCACGTCGCACTCGAGCGGGTGACGAAGATCTCGGCGAGCGTCCGTTCCACCAAGGCGCGGTTCGCGCGACGCGCGGCGAAGTCGGCGAAGCGCGGATCCGCGCGCACGGCGTCGAGCGCGAGCGCGTCGACCAGGCGGCGCCAGAACTTCTCCTTCGCGCAGACGACGACGATCCAACCGTCGGCGGTGCGGAAATTTTGGAAGGGAACGATCGAGGGGTGCGCCGAGTTCGCCAGTCGCTCGGGGCGGTAGGCACCGCCGGGCGCGAGCGTCCAGGCCGCGACGTAGGTCAGCATGCTCATCGCGGTGTCGAACAGCGAGGTGTCGCAATCGCAGCCGACGCCGTCGCGCCGCGCCGCGTGCACGCCGGCCAGCAGCGCCAACGCCGCCACCAGGCCACCGCTGTAGTCGACGACCGAGAGGCCCGACTTGGTCGGCGGGCCGTCCGGCGCGCCGGTCAGCGACTGCCAACCGGCCATCCCTTGCAGCACGTAGTCGTAGGCCGGCTCGGCGCGGCGCGGTCCGGTCATCCCGAATCCCGACAGCGAGACGCAGACGATGCGCGGGTTGTGGGGCGCGAGATCGGCGTAGCGCAGACCGAGCTGCTCGGGCATGTCGCCGCGCAGGTTCGAGAACACCGCGTCGGCGTGCCGCACCAGATCGTGGAAGACCGCGCGGCCGCCGGGGTCCGTGAGGTCGAGCGCGACGCTGCGCTTGTCGTGGTTGAAGGTCTCGAAGAACAGGCTGTCGTGGCCGCCCTGATACGGCGGCACGCTGCGGCCGACGTCGCCGCCCGAGCGCACGTCCTCGATCTTGATGACGTCGGCGCCGAGCTCGGCCAGATGCACCGTCCCGAACGGGCCGGCACCGAATTGTTCGACCGCGATCACGCGGACGTCTGCGAGCGGTTGCACGCGCCGCGCGTTCAGCAGGCGGTGACCGCGTCCTGCGGAGGCCGACCCTCGAGCAGACGCGTGAAGTCCTCGTTCGAGCACGGGCGGCCGAACAAGAAGCCTTGTCCCCACCGGCAGCCGGCGCGCAGCAGCGCGCGCTGCTGCGCCCGCGACTCGACACCCTGCGCGAGCAGCTCGTAACCGAAACGGTCGGCGATCCCGACCATCGCGTCGACGACCGCGACGTCGTGCGCGTCCTCGGGCAAGCCGGCGACGACGGCCGCGTCGATCTTCAGCATGTCGACGCGCACGCGCTTGAGCCGCGCCAGCGAGGAGGCGCCGATCCCGAAGTCGTGCAGCGCGATGGCGAGGCCCGCTTGGCGCAGCGTCGCGAGCGCGCGCGTGGTGGCCGCGGCGTCGCGCAGCGCCACGGTCTGGGTGATCTCGACGCCGACCCCTTCGAGCGCGCCGTCGAACGCCAGCACCTGGGCCAGAAAGTTGGGGTCGGTCAGCTCGAACGCCGACAAGTTGAACCAGGCGCGGAAGCCGGGCTGCGCGGCGCGCCAGACGCCGGTCGCCTCGACCGTCTGCTCCATCACCCATAGGCCGATGCGGTGCATCAAGCCGAGATCTTGCGCGACCGGCAGGAAGTCAGCCGGCATCAGCAGGCCGCGGCGCGGATGGTGCCAGCGCACCAGCGCCTCGGCGCCGACGATCGTCCCGGTGGCGAGGTCGACGTGCGGCTGGAAATGGAGCACCAGCTCGTCGCGCAAGAGCGCGTCGAGCAGATCGGCGTGCATCCGCTGCGCCTCGGCGAAACGGTCGAGCAGGCTGCGCTCGAAGAACCGCCAACGCGCTCGGCCCTCTTCTTTCGCCTCGTAGCAGGCCGCGTCGGCGCGCGCGAACAGCTCGTCGAACGAACGACCGTCGCGCGGCGCCAGCGCGATCCCGGCGCTGGCCGTGAGCTTCACTTGCCGGCCGTCGTCGTGTCCGTCGATCGCGAACGGCGTCGCGAAGACGTCGAGGTACGCGCGCACGCGCTGCTCGGCGTCGGCCGCGTCGGCGACGTCGCGCAGGACGATGCCGAACGAGTCGCCGCCCAGCCGCGCGAGCAGATCCGGACCGCCGACGCGCGAGAGCGCCGCGGCGACCTCCACCAAGATCGTGTCGCCGGCCGCGAAGCCGAGGGTGTCGTTGACGCGGTGCAGGCCGTCGACGTCGAGCACGACGACCGCGTGCGGATTCCCCGACGCCAGCGCCGCACCCGCCAACGCGCGCAGCGTCTCGCGCGTGCCGATCCCGGTCAGCGCGTCGCGCCCGGCCGCCGGCGGCAGCGCGCCGGCGCGGCTCCATTGGAGGCGCCCCGTGCACAGCGAGGCCAGCACCTCGACGAAGGCGCGATCGTCGTCGTCGAACCGGTGCACGCGCTCGGCGGCGAAGACGAGCGCGTAGTCGACGCGGCCGATGCGAAAGCGGGTCCCGATCAGCGCGCGAACCGGCGTGTCGCGCTTGGAACGGGGCAACGGATCGTAGCCTTCGCGATGGATGTCGGCCCACGCGCCGGTCCGCTCCCCGCGCATCAGCCCGACCAGGATCGAGTCCTCGAGCCGCGTGCGCAGACCGGGCGCCGGCGCGCCGCGCACGCCTTCGGCCCAGCAAGCCAAATCGAAGACGATCTCCTCGTCCTCGAGGTGGACGAGAAAGCCCGAGCACGGAACGCTCTGCGTGATCCGGCGCGTCCCCTCGGCGAGGATGCGCT
The window above is part of the Candidatus Sulfotelmatobacter sp. genome. Proteins encoded here:
- a CDS encoding SpoIIE family protein phosphatase, with the protein product MSEAGEEGRLAAERILQFLLDAGDLLASSLDVDRTFEAIARAAVPYLAEWAGIFLPQPDGSLGARVIVHHDPALVERTWDVVRRYPATRASDGIVAVMRTGQSRVVPRVTAEMLAAVAQSEEQLQLMLDAGIRSVISVPLHSGGQTIGVLQLVNSPQGEATDAERRAAELLAARASVALDNARLFARERQIATAFQQAALPASLPALVGLALDAVYVPGSNESLVGGDWYDAIPLRDGRLVVSVGDVAGSGLEAAVLMSAMRQAVRTIALVHADPMTILDAADRALKNEHPDRVVTAVVGVYDPVEQELSYALAGHPPPLLRRAGGEIEALEGSDLPLGLRARAAGAAASIRLGPGDLVLFYTDGATEVSRDVVEGERQLRAALAAVPLHAADPARAIQRAVLAERTSDDVAILALTVVPFPAERRAVWSFASEDARAARAARHEFVALLVARGFDASAAYAAELIFGELVSNVTRHAPGPVEVVCDLGTEPVLHVLDRGPGFALITHLPTDVLAERGRGLYLVWSLSEELNVSRRYGGGAHARAVLAGR
- a CDS encoding CoA transferase, coding for MQPLADVRVIAVEQFGAGPFGTVHLAELGADVIKIEDVRSGGDVGRSVPPYQGGHDSLFFETFNHDKRSVALDLTDPGGRAVFHDLVRHADAVFSNLRGDMPEQLGLRYADLAPHNPRIVCVSLSGFGMTGPRRAEPAYDYVLQGMAGWQSLTGAPDGPPTKSGLSVVDYSGGLVAALALLAGVHAARRDGVGCDCDTSLFDTAMSMLTYVAAWTLAPGGAYRPERLANSAHPSIVPFQNFRTADGWIVVVCAKEKFWRRLVDALALDAVRADPRFADFAARRANRALVERTLAEIFVTRSSATWLELLTAAGVPCGRVNEVDEALADPQTGARGLIATTDHPRFGNARWIASPVRVGEPLAEHRRAPQLGEHTDAIARELLGYDDERIAALHASGALGDPAAVS
- a CDS encoding bifunctional diguanylate cyclase/phosphodiesterase codes for the protein MNEHQDRLLAVTALTGAASLADDVYVQRILAEGTRRITQSVPCSGFLVHLEDEEIVFDLACWAEGVRGAPAPGLRTRLEDSILVGLMRGERTGAWADIHREGYDPLPRSKRDTPVRALIGTRFRIGRVDYALVFAAERVHRFDDDDRAFVEVLASLCTGRLQWSRAGALPPAAGRDALTGIGTRETLRALAGAALASGNPHAVVVLDVDGLHRVNDTLGFAAGDTILVEVAAALSRVGGPDLLARLGGDSFGIVLRDVADAADAEQRVRAYLDVFATPFAIDGHDDGRQVKLTASAGIALAPRDGRSFDELFARADAACYEAKEEGRARWRFFERSLLDRFAEAQRMHADLLDALLRDELVLHFQPHVDLATGTIVGAEALVRWHHPRRGLLMPADFLPVAQDLGLMHRIGLWVMEQTVEATGVWRAAQPGFRAWFNLSAFELTDPNFLAQVLAFDGALEGVGVEITQTVALRDAAATTRALATLRQAGLAIALHDFGIGASSLARLKRVRVDMLKIDAAVVAGLPEDAHDVAVVDAMVGIADRFGYELLAQGVESRAQQRALLRAGCRWGQGFLFGRPCSNEDFTRLLEGRPPQDAVTAC